The proteins below are encoded in one region of Gammaproteobacteria bacterium:
- a CDS encoding acetyl-CoA carboxylase carboxyltransferase subunit alpha encodes MDPNFLDFEQPIAELQAKISELRYVTDDSEINISQEIQTLERKAESLTSTIFGKLTAWQISQLSRHPNRPYSIDYIERIFTDFEYLHGDRTFADDYPMVGGIGRLEGKPVMVIGQQKGRDTKEKIKRNFGMPRPEGYRKALRLMKMAEKFKMPLLTLVDTPGAYPGIGAEERGQSEAIARNLFALAHLRAPIVCTVIGEGGSGGALAICIGDRINMLQYATYSVISPEGCASILWKSADKAAQAAEAMGITAERLLSLNLIDNIIAEPLGGAHRDYDEVATSLKQNLIETLDLLDSIPIDKLLDQRYQKLIAFGRYREA; translated from the coding sequence ATGGATCCAAACTTTCTAGATTTTGAACAACCGATTGCTGAGCTTCAGGCAAAGATTTCAGAGCTGCGCTATGTCACCGACGATTCGGAAATTAACATCAGCCAGGAAATCCAGACGCTCGAACGCAAGGCTGAATCTCTAACCAGCACGATATTTGGCAAGCTCACAGCCTGGCAGATCTCGCAACTGTCGCGACATCCGAATCGCCCTTACTCTATCGACTATATCGAACGCATCTTTACCGACTTTGAGTACCTTCATGGTGATCGCACCTTTGCCGATGATTATCCCATGGTGGGTGGAATAGGGCGACTCGAGGGCAAGCCGGTCATGGTGATAGGACAGCAGAAAGGACGCGATACCAAGGAAAAAATCAAGCGTAACTTTGGCATGCCCCGGCCGGAGGGTTATCGCAAGGCATTGCGCCTGATGAAAATGGCAGAAAAGTTCAAGATGCCGCTGTTAACCCTGGTGGATACGCCCGGGGCTTATCCTGGCATCGGTGCCGAAGAGAGAGGGCAGAGCGAAGCTATCGCCAGGAATCTGTTCGCGTTGGCCCACTTGAGAGCACCGATTGTTTGCACAGTAATAGGCGAGGGAGGTTCGGGTGGCGCGTTGGCAATTTGTATTGGTGATCGTATCAATATGTTGCAGTACGCTACCTACTCGGTGATATCACCCGAGGGCTGTGCCTCGATTCTGTGGAAGAGTGCAGACAAGGCCGCACAGGCTGCGGAAGCCATGGGAATCACCGCGGAGCGGCTGCTATCTCTTAACCTGATCGACAACATTATTGCGGAACCCCTCGGGGGGGCGCATCGTGACTATGACGAAGTAGCCACCTCGTTAAAGCAGAACCTGATCGAAACGCTCGATCTGCTCGATTCAATTCCGATCGATAAGTTGCTCGATCAACGTTACCAGAAGCTCATCGCTTTTGGCCGCTATCGGGAAGCCTGA
- the cmoB gene encoding tRNA 5-methoxyuridine(34)/uridine 5-oxyacetic acid(34) synthase CmoB, with amino-acid sequence MNWQVLFDYFRRHGLNDWAQQLEAEAGSWLVNHGDYARWSSALDTMPEMTNIGGTFNLPAVTVTGNCVDPAALRQAFQGLMPWRKGPYRINDVFIDTEWRSDFKWDRILPHLSSLESRRILDIGCGNGYHCWRMLAHSPEVVVGIEPSVLFNFQFQALQKYLKRSDIGLLPIGVEQLPKDLNCFDTVFSMGVLYHRRSPLDHLYQLKNFLVDGGELCLETLVIEGSEGRVLLPPDRYARMRNVWFIPSSAELKLWLERCGFTHVRVVDESVTSIQEQRVTDWMQFESLAQSLSKDDPTLTVEGLPAPRRAVILAHKPG; translated from the coding sequence GTGAACTGGCAAGTCCTGTTCGACTATTTCCGCCGTCATGGCCTCAATGACTGGGCACAACAACTCGAAGCAGAGGCCGGTAGCTGGCTGGTAAATCACGGCGATTATGCGCGCTGGTCGAGTGCCCTCGATACCATGCCCGAAATGACCAATATCGGGGGAACTTTCAATCTGCCAGCGGTCACCGTGACGGGAAATTGCGTCGACCCGGCAGCACTGCGCCAGGCGTTCCAGGGTTTAATGCCATGGCGCAAGGGGCCCTACCGTATCAACGATGTTTTCATCGATACTGAATGGCGCTCCGACTTTAAGTGGGACCGGATCCTGCCACACCTGTCATCACTCGAAAGCCGGCGAATTCTTGATATCGGCTGTGGCAATGGTTATCACTGCTGGCGCATGCTCGCACATTCGCCTGAAGTCGTAGTCGGGATCGAACCCTCGGTTTTGTTCAATTTCCAGTTTCAGGCGCTGCAGAAATACCTGAAACGGTCGGATATCGGTCTGCTGCCAATCGGCGTGGAACAATTGCCAAAAGATTTAAACTGTTTTGATACCGTATTTTCGATGGGGGTGTTGTACCACCGCAGAAGCCCGCTCGATCATCTTTATCAACTCAAAAATTTCCTTGTTGACGGCGGTGAGCTTTGCCTGGAAACCCTCGTCATTGAAGGCAGCGAGGGCAGGGTATTACTGCCGCCGGATCGTTATGCACGCATGCGAAACGTCTGGTTCATACCGTCATCGGCCGAGTTGAAACTGTGGCTGGAACGCTGTGGGTTTACCCATGTCCGGGTTGTCGATGAATCAGTGACCAGCATCCAGGAACAGCGAGTCACCGATTGGATGCAGTTCGAATCACTGGCGCAAAGCCTGAGTAAGGACGATCCGACACTAACCGTGGAAGGATTACCGGCACCCCGGCGAGCAGTGATCCTGGCGCATAAACCAGGCTAG
- a CDS encoding diguanylate cyclase: MRALIIENNAIYRDMLTRTFAEQGFESDTGNSVESARIFADTEQYDIICVNQRLKDGAGEVFVDYCNTHERLKDTPLLLLTEKDGLVAEELNVRVDGVIHELNESQIEDQIVRFIEQQLDPLFYEGRILFVEDDDEVAMDILGQLKKTGYRVSYFKSAEEASAEFDAVTVYGSHADAYDLVITKIIFKTGIQGDELVARIRSYEDGRGFIPILAIPDQNNDQRRIALYRAGVNDFLPKPILHEELLVRIGNLIINKRLLDKVHDIRRELFSLATTDKLTGCQNRHSLMDYSSKFVSQARRHEYPISLLVVDLDHFKAVNDNHGHAVGDLVLELTGELLNKSFRESDMVARYGGEEFVVLMNYCERENARAKAESLRLDIEKLKPNGLELTTSIGVTTLEPGATGDFEAMFHAGDQGVYKAKENGRNQVVFVAVD, translated from the coding sequence ATGCGCGCTTTGATAATAGAGAACAATGCGATTTACCGCGATATGTTAACCCGTACTTTCGCTGAGCAGGGATTTGAAAGTGACACTGGCAACAGTGTCGAGTCCGCGCGCATATTTGCCGATACCGAGCAATACGACATCATCTGCGTCAACCAGCGGCTTAAAGACGGGGCCGGTGAAGTGTTTGTCGATTACTGTAATACCCATGAACGCCTGAAAGATACCCCGCTACTGTTATTGACCGAGAAGGACGGCCTGGTGGCAGAGGAGTTAAACGTCAGGGTGGACGGCGTAATCCACGAGCTCAATGAAAGCCAGATCGAAGACCAGATTGTCCGCTTTATAGAGCAGCAGCTGGACCCGTTATTTTACGAGGGTCGCATACTGTTCGTCGAAGACGATGACGAGGTTGCGATGGATATCCTTGGGCAATTGAAAAAAACCGGTTACCGAGTTTCTTATTTCAAATCTGCCGAAGAAGCGAGTGCGGAATTCGACGCGGTCACGGTCTATGGTTCGCACGCCGACGCCTACGACCTGGTCATAACCAAGATAATTTTCAAAACCGGGATTCAAGGTGATGAATTGGTCGCCCGGATACGTTCCTACGAGGATGGCCGCGGGTTTATCCCCATACTTGCGATACCCGACCAGAATAACGATCAGCGACGCATTGCGCTTTACCGGGCCGGGGTCAATGATTTTCTGCCAAAACCAATACTGCATGAAGAATTGCTGGTTCGTATCGGCAACCTGATTATCAATAAGCGTCTGCTCGATAAGGTTCACGACATACGCCGGGAATTATTCTCGCTCGCAACAACTGACAAGCTCACAGGATGTCAGAACCGTCATAGCCTGATGGATTATTCCAGCAAGTTCGTCTCTCAGGCACGTCGGCACGAGTACCCGATCAGTTTGCTGGTGGTTGATCTTGATCATTTTAAAGCAGTCAATGATAACCATGGGCATGCTGTCGGTGACCTGGTGCTTGAACTGACCGGTGAGCTGCTTAATAAAAGCTTTCGAGAAAGCGATATGGTCGCGCGTTACGGTGGCGAAGAATTCGTAGTGCTGATGAATTATTGCGAGCGGGAAAACGCACGCGCCAAGGCAGAGAGTCTTCGACTCGATATCGAAAAATTAAAACCGAATGGCCTCGAGCTTACCACCAGTATTGGTGTCACTACGCTCGAACCGGGTGCGACGGGGGACTTTGAAGCCATGTTTCACGCCGGGGACCAGGGCGTGTATAAGGCCAAGGAGAATGGTCGCAACCAGGTTGTTTTTGTTGCCGTCGACTAG
- the tilS gene encoding tRNA lysidine(34) synthetase TilS: MHSCLDLIPDHVNRVFIAFSGGLDSSVLLHLLVSESRDFQVIPWHFNHGLLEVAPRMEAFCIEQAKRYGLEIRIDQLDLDSIDSNIEAEARRQRYDLFRQHTDAGDCIVTAHHADDQAETFLLNALRGSGSAGLRGIARQRILGDTLLLRPLLQFSRERLEEYAAHHEIPWFNDPSNQTNRFDRNYLRNQVIPVIKTRWPHFQDALSMASEIQSETQELLDEIAGLDYTILQAPASGGFATLDVAGLLQLSPARRKNLVRYWIAGAGLPSLPQARLQELMNQLHAKPGTMPEIAMPDYAIRLYDRRLFLVREDSTRCATGEFEFELKPEIEIERLGLQFQRQEIFEQLELVDKGQALTLRFRDKGQQNSDRHRLKRLFQKHRVPPWERSAIAQVYLDGKLAGLLL; this comes from the coding sequence ATGCATTCATGTCTGGACCTGATTCCCGATCATGTCAACAGGGTGTTCATCGCTTTTAGCGGGGGCCTCGACTCGTCGGTATTACTCCATTTACTGGTTTCGGAATCCCGGGATTTCCAGGTTATTCCCTGGCATTTTAATCACGGGTTGCTCGAAGTCGCCCCCAGGATGGAGGCATTCTGTATTGAACAGGCAAAGCGCTACGGCCTTGAAATCAGAATAGACCAACTCGACCTGGACAGTATCGATAGCAATATTGAAGCCGAAGCCCGCCGGCAACGTTATGATTTGTTCAGGCAGCATACCGATGCGGGTGACTGTATTGTGACCGCGCATCATGCTGATGACCAGGCAGAGACATTCCTGTTGAATGCACTGCGTGGATCGGGAAGTGCGGGACTGCGTGGTATAGCAAGGCAGCGCATATTGGGCGATACGCTGTTGTTGCGACCACTGTTGCAGTTCAGCCGTGAGCGGCTGGAAGAATATGCCGCGCATCATGAAATTCCCTGGTTCAATGATCCCAGCAACCAGACCAATCGGTTCGATCGCAATTATTTACGCAACCAGGTCATACCTGTGATCAAGACACGCTGGCCGCATTTCCAGGACGCGCTGTCTATGGCGAGTGAAATACAGTCGGAGACGCAGGAATTACTGGATGAAATTGCCGGGCTTGATTATACCATTCTGCAAGCACCGGCCTCAGGCGGATTTGCGACGCTCGATGTTGCCGGGCTTTTGCAACTATCGCCTGCTCGTCGCAAAAATCTGGTGCGTTACTGGATAGCCGGCGCCGGGCTACCGAGCCTGCCGCAGGCGCGCCTGCAGGAATTGATGAACCAGCTGCATGCGAAGCCCGGAACAATGCCGGAGATTGCCATGCCCGATTACGCCATCAGGCTTTACGATCGGCGTCTTTTCCTGGTTCGTGAAGACAGCACCCGGTGTGCGACAGGGGAATTCGAATTTGAATTGAAACCCGAAATCGAAATTGAGCGGCTGGGACTGCAATTCCAGCGCCAGGAAATTTTCGAACAGTTAGAGCTTGTCGATAAGGGACAGGCGTTAACGCTCAGGTTTCGCGATAAAGGACAACAGAACAGCGATCGTCACCGGCTTAAGCGCCTGTTTCAGAAGCACCGTGTACCACCCTGGGAGCGCTCTGCAATCGCACAGGTCTACCTCGACGGCAAGCTCGCAGGATTGCTGCTGTGA
- the eno gene encoding phosphopyruvate hydratase yields MTKISKVIGREILDSRGNPTVEADVILESGNMGRAAVPSGASTGEREAIELRDGDNNRYLGKGVTRAVSHINHELAGIAIGRDCNDQRGLDQAMIELDGSDNKSKLGANALLAVSLANAQAAACEAGQPLYRFLGGERGNLLPVPMMNIINGGAHADNSVDMQEFMILPVGAPSFSEALRYGVEVFHALKSVLAAKGMNTAVGDEGGFAPDLSSNEEAIEVILTAIDKTGYQAGKDICLGLDVASSEFYESGNYNLASESRSFDAAGFADYLSSWVDQYPIISIEDGMDEGDWEGWAILTEQLGSKIQLVGDDLFVTNTRILARGIEQGIANSILIKFNQIGTLSETLDAISMAHEAGYSTIISHRSGETEDVTIADLAVATCAGQIKTGSLSRSDRVAKYNQLLRIESMLGEAARFPGKSAFKNL; encoded by the coding sequence ATGACCAAGATTAGCAAGGTCATTGGCCGGGAAATTCTGGATTCCCGCGGCAATCCAACCGTTGAAGCCGATGTGATACTGGAAAGCGGGAACATGGGCAGGGCAGCGGTGCCTTCCGGAGCATCCACGGGTGAACGCGAGGCTATCGAGTTGCGTGACGGTGACAACAACCGTTACCTCGGTAAAGGCGTCACCAGGGCGGTATCTCATATCAATCACGAGCTGGCCGGAATCGCCATTGGGCGTGATTGCAATGATCAGCGTGGTCTCGACCAGGCGATGATCGAACTCGATGGTAGCGATAACAAGAGTAAACTCGGTGCCAATGCTTTACTGGCAGTATCGCTGGCAAACGCGCAGGCAGCGGCGTGCGAGGCCGGGCAGCCACTCTACCGCTTCCTGGGTGGCGAAAGAGGTAACCTGTTACCCGTGCCGATGATGAATATTATCAACGGCGGGGCCCATGCCGATAACAGTGTCGACATGCAGGAGTTCATGATCCTGCCGGTGGGTGCTCCTAGTTTCAGCGAGGCGTTACGCTATGGCGTGGAAGTATTCCACGCGCTCAAATCGGTGCTGGCAGCAAAGGGAATGAATACCGCGGTCGGAGACGAAGGCGGCTTTGCACCTGATTTATCCTCCAACGAAGAGGCAATCGAGGTGATATTAACCGCTATTGACAAGACCGGGTACCAGGCTGGCAAAGACATCTGCCTGGGCCTTGATGTGGCCAGTTCCGAGTTTTACGAATCCGGTAATTACAACCTGGCCTCGGAAAGCCGCTCATTCGACGCCGCAGGATTTGCCGACTACCTGTCAAGCTGGGTTGATCAATACCCGATAATCAGTATCGAAGACGGCATGGACGAAGGTGATTGGGAAGGCTGGGCGATCCTGACCGAACAACTGGGCAGTAAAATTCAGCTCGTGGGTGACGACCTGTTCGTAACCAATACCCGTATCCTCGCGCGCGGGATTGAACAGGGGATTGCCAATTCAATCCTGATCAAGTTTAATCAGATCGGAACCTTGAGTGAGACCCTGGACGCTATTTCCATGGCCCATGAGGCCGGCTATTCTACCATTATTTCACATCGTTCAGGCGAAACCGAGGACGTTACCATCGCCGATCTCGCGGTTGCAACCTGTGCCGGCCAGATCAAAACCGGCTCGCTGTCGCGTTCGGATCGGGTTGCCAAATACAACCAGTTGCTGCGCATCGAATCGATGCTCGGCGAGGCCGCAAGATTCCCGGGAAAGTCGGCTTTCAAAAACCTTTAG
- the ftsB gene encoding cell division protein FtsB produces MKILITILILVLVGLQYKLWFGDGSLSEVVQLTHELELQKQRLQELEARNRILEAQVLDLQNGLDAFEEKARNDLGMIKQGETFIQLIPKQEDDADGE; encoded by the coding sequence ATGAAGATCCTGATTACCATACTGATCCTGGTACTCGTCGGTCTACAGTATAAATTATGGTTTGGTGACGGAAGCCTGTCGGAAGTTGTACAGCTAACGCACGAACTGGAACTTCAAAAGCAGCGATTGCAGGAACTAGAAGCACGCAATCGAATACTCGAAGCACAGGTACTGGACTTGCAGAACGGTCTCGATGCCTTTGAGGAGAAAGCCCGTAACGATCTCGGCATGATCAAGCAGGGCGAAACCTTCATCCAGCTAATTCCGAAACAGGAGGATGATGCCGATGGGGAGTAG
- a CDS encoding CTP synthase yields MSRFIFITGGVVSSLGKGIASASLGALLQSRGLSINMIKLDPYINVDPGTMSPFQHGEVYVTDDGAETDLDLGHYERFVGIHCSKNSNYTTGRIYENVIAKERRGDYLGATVQVIPHITDEIKNSVLNSTNGADIVLVEIGGTVGDIESLPYLEAIRQMGFELGHENVLYVHLTLIPYLPAAGEIKTKPTQHSVKELRSIGIQPDILLCRADRPIPVEERRKIALFTNVAEEAVISAVDVDHIYKLPRELSEQGLDDIVAKHFSLNLSPADLSGWDRVVEAMDNPEHDVSIGFVGKYVDHTDAYKSLNESLAHAGLHTRTRVNIVKIDSDLIESDGTDVLKDLDAILVPGGFGSRGIEGKIAAVNYARTNNVPYLGICLGMQVAVIEYARNVLGLSKAHSSEFNPKTPDPVIALVTEWTDRDGSVETRDETTDLGGTMRLGAQTCKLVPGTKTRRAYGQEEISERHRHRYEFNNNYLQRLQDAGLVISGLSVDNELVEMIELSDHPWFIGCQFHPEFTSQPREGHPLFSSFINAAIEFHKARL; encoded by the coding sequence ATGAGCCGATTCATTTTTATCACTGGTGGTGTCGTATCATCTCTGGGCAAGGGTATTGCATCTGCCTCCCTGGGCGCATTACTCCAGTCACGCGGGCTAAGTATCAACATGATCAAGCTCGACCCTTATATCAACGTCGATCCTGGGACGATGAGCCCCTTCCAGCACGGTGAAGTCTATGTGACCGATGATGGTGCAGAAACGGATCTGGACCTGGGACACTATGAACGCTTCGTTGGCATTCACTGTTCCAAGAACAGTAACTACACGACGGGTCGAATCTACGAAAACGTCATTGCCAAGGAGCGTCGTGGCGACTACCTGGGTGCGACGGTACAGGTCATTCCGCACATCACAGATGAAATCAAGAACTCGGTGCTGAACAGTACCAATGGTGCCGATATCGTACTGGTCGAGATTGGCGGTACCGTTGGTGACATCGAATCCCTGCCATACCTGGAGGCCATCCGGCAAATGGGTTTTGAACTCGGTCACGAAAACGTGCTCTATGTGCATTTGACCCTGATTCCCTATTTGCCGGCTGCTGGCGAAATCAAAACCAAGCCGACGCAACACTCGGTGAAGGAACTGCGATCGATCGGAATTCAGCCTGATATCCTGTTATGTCGTGCCGATCGGCCGATTCCCGTCGAGGAACGCAGAAAGATTGCGCTGTTTACCAACGTTGCCGAGGAGGCCGTTATTTCGGCGGTCGACGTTGACCATATCTACAAGTTGCCACGAGAACTCAGCGAGCAGGGTCTTGACGATATTGTTGCCAAGCATTTTTCGTTGAACCTGTCGCCTGCGGACCTGTCTGGATGGGACCGGGTGGTAGAAGCCATGGATAATCCGGAACATGACGTATCCATTGGCTTCGTCGGTAAGTATGTAGATCACACCGATGCCTATAAATCATTAAACGAATCACTGGCACATGCCGGGCTTCACACACGGACCCGGGTTAATATCGTCAAGATCGATTCCGATTTAATCGAAAGCGATGGAACCGATGTGTTAAAAGATCTGGATGCCATTCTGGTACCCGGTGGATTTGGTAGCCGCGGTATCGAAGGCAAGATCGCGGCGGTCAATTACGCTCGCACCAATAATGTGCCTTATCTTGGTATTTGCCTCGGGATGCAGGTTGCCGTAATCGAGTATGCTCGCAATGTTTTGGGCCTGAGCAAGGCCCACAGTTCGGAATTTAACCCGAAGACACCGGACCCGGTTATCGCCCTGGTGACCGAATGGACCGATCGTGATGGCTCTGTAGAAACCCGGGATGAAACGACAGACCTCGGCGGCACCATGCGACTGGGCGCGCAAACCTGCAAACTGGTACCGGGAACCAAAACGCGACGTGCCTATGGCCAGGAAGAAATTAGTGAGCGACACCGGCATCGATACGAGTTCAACAATAACTACCTGCAGAGACTGCAGGATGCCGGCCTCGTTATATCGGGGCTTTCTGTCGACAACGAACTGGTCGAAATGATTGAATTGTCTGATCACCCCTGGTTTATTGGTTGCCAGTTTCACCCGGAGTTTACTTCGCAACCGCGCGAGGGACATCCGCTTTTCAGTAGCTTCATTAACGCGGCGATCGAGTTTCACAAGGCCAGGTTATAA
- the pyrF gene encoding orotidine-5'-phosphate decarboxylase: protein MKDPKIIVALDFASHDQAIEFAKKVTPDQCRLKVGKELFTSSGPALVESLIDIGFDVFLDLKYHDIPSTVKKATSAAAKLGVWMLNVHALGGVTMMQAAREGIEVVPRRPFLIAVTILTSSSSSDLEALGIEKPVPQMVTQLARNAIDSGLDGVVCSAQEAAALRKSLGDAVLLVTPGIRPEWAAADDQQRIMTPQQALASGASYLVIGRPITQHQEPAHALGLISESISGFA from the coding sequence ATGAAAGATCCGAAAATTATTGTTGCACTCGATTTTGCCAGCCACGATCAGGCCATCGAATTCGCCAAAAAAGTTACCCCCGATCAGTGTCGGCTAAAGGTGGGCAAGGAGCTATTTACCAGTTCGGGCCCAGCCCTGGTCGAATCATTGATCGATATCGGTTTCGACGTTTTTCTCGATTTGAAATATCACGATATCCCCAGCACGGTAAAAAAAGCGACCAGCGCGGCGGCAAAGTTGGGGGTCTGGATGCTCAACGTCCATGCCCTGGGGGGCGTTACCATGATGCAGGCTGCACGCGAGGGTATTGAGGTTGTTCCACGTCGTCCTTTCCTGATCGCGGTTACCATATTAACCAGTTCCAGCTCGTCTGATTTAGAGGCATTGGGAATTGAAAAGCCAGTGCCGCAAATGGTCACTCAGCTTGCCAGAAATGCAATTGACAGTGGCCTCGATGGTGTCGTGTGTTCGGCCCAGGAAGCGGCAGCCTTGCGCAAGAGTCTGGGCGATGCCGTGTTGCTGGTAACGCCCGGTATTCGACCCGAATGGGCCGCCGCAGATGATCAGCAACGGATTATGACGCCTCAACAGGCACTCGCAAGCGGGGCAAGCTACCTCGTTATTGGCAGGCCTATCACCCAACATCAGGAACCGGCTCATGCGCTAGGCCTGATTTCCGAATCGATTTCCGGATTTGCGTGA
- the cmoA gene encoding carboxy-S-adenosyl-L-methionine synthase CmoA has translation MSRETDKDRVFSRRLSQVKPFEFNETVANVFQDMISRSVPGYDLLHRMIGLYTNLFIQPGSRIYDLGCSLGEASLVIADQPQAGKCQIVAVDNSAAMIAKCRQHESLPENIEWRCEDIRQTVIANASLVVLNLTLQFLPPEERLELLERIFEGLNPGGALVLSEKVVFANEAENERMVQFYQGFKKSMGYSDLEISQKRNALEKVLIPDSDSDHLQRLEAVGFYEIYQCFRSFNFISFLAIKK, from the coding sequence GTGAGCCGTGAAACGGATAAAGACCGGGTATTTTCCCGTCGTTTAAGTCAGGTCAAGCCTTTCGAGTTCAACGAAACCGTGGCCAACGTGTTTCAGGACATGATTTCGCGGTCGGTACCCGGCTATGACTTGTTACATCGCATGATTGGCCTTTACACCAATCTTTTTATCCAGCCGGGTAGCCGGATTTATGACCTGGGATGTTCCCTCGGCGAGGCAAGCCTGGTGATCGCCGATCAGCCTCAGGCAGGCAAATGTCAAATTGTTGCGGTTGATAATTCAGCCGCGATGATCGCCAAATGCAGGCAACACGAATCGCTACCCGAAAACATCGAATGGCGATGCGAAGATATCAGGCAAACCGTGATTGCCAATGCCTCGCTGGTCGTGTTGAACCTGACGTTGCAATTCCTGCCCCCTGAAGAACGGCTCGAGCTGTTGGAGCGAATTTTTGAAGGACTGAATCCCGGGGGCGCCCTGGTGCTGTCTGAAAAGGTCGTGTTTGCAAACGAGGCCGAAAACGAGCGCATGGTCCAGTTTTACCAGGGCTTTAAAAAATCCATGGGTTACAGCGACCTGGAAATTAGCCAGAAACGCAACGCGCTTGAGAAAGTGTTGATTCCCGACAGCGATTCTGATCACCTGCAGCGACTCGAAGCCGTAGGCTTCTATGAAATCTACCAGTGCTTCAGAAGTTTTAACTTCATTTCGTTTCTGGCAATCAAAAAGTGA
- the kdsA gene encoding 3-deoxy-8-phosphooctulonate synthase, with amino-acid sequence MKLCNFEVGLDQPLFLMAGPCVVESEQLAMDTAGELQQICLDLKLPFIFKSSFDKANRSSSQSFRGLGLEKGLAILEKVRTNLGVPIVTDVHEDTPLDDVASVVDVLQTPAFLCRQTNFIQNVSSQGKPVNIKKGQFLSPWDMQQVVNKARETGNQQVMVCERGASFGYNNLVSDMRSLAVMRETRCPVVFDATHSVQLPGGQGSSSGGQREFVPVLARAAVAAGISGLFMETHPDPAKALSDGPNAWPLSEMRSLLELLVQLDRTIKTSTLHENQLLQLD; translated from the coding sequence ATGAAACTCTGTAATTTCGAGGTTGGGTTGGATCAACCCCTGTTCCTGATGGCCGGTCCCTGCGTGGTTGAATCGGAACAGCTGGCAATGGATACCGCGGGAGAATTACAGCAGATCTGCCTGGATTTAAAACTCCCTTTTATTTTCAAATCGTCTTTTGACAAGGCCAATCGTTCCAGCAGCCAAAGTTTTCGTGGCCTCGGCCTTGAAAAAGGGCTCGCGATTCTTGAAAAGGTGCGCACCAACCTGGGTGTACCGATCGTCACCGACGTGCATGAAGATACACCCCTCGACGACGTTGCCAGCGTGGTCGATGTGTTGCAGACACCGGCTTTCCTGTGTCGGCAAACCAATTTTATTCAAAATGTCTCGTCCCAAGGAAAACCGGTCAACATCAAAAAGGGCCAGTTTCTTTCACCCTGGGATATGCAGCAGGTCGTCAACAAGGCGCGCGAAACCGGAAACCAGCAGGTCATGGTTTGTGAGCGCGGCGCGAGTTTCGGTTACAACAACCTGGTATCGGACATGCGTTCGCTCGCAGTTATGCGCGAAACTCGTTGTCCGGTTGTTTTCGATGCCACGCATTCAGTGCAATTGCCCGGTGGACAGGGCAGTTCATCCGGCGGACAGCGCGAGTTTGTGCCGGTACTGGCGCGAGCCGCGGTGGCGGCGGGTATCTCGGGACTGTTCATGGAAACTCATCCCGACCCCGCAAAGGCCCTGAGCGACGGCCCGAATGCATGGCCACTGTCAGAAATGCGGTCGCTGCTCGAGCTGCTTGTGCAACTCGACCGGACCATCAAGACTTCGACCCTACATGAAAACCAGCTACTGCAACTCGATTAG